The DNA region GCGGGCGACCTGGTGGTGCGCGAGGGGGAGTACGGCGGCAGCGCCTTCCTGGTGCTCGACGGCCGGTTCCGGGTTGCGTTGGAGCGGCTCCCCGCGTCGATGCTGGGGCACAAAGAGAAGCCCTCCGCGGGGGGAAGGCTCTGGCGGTCGATCGCTCAGCTCTGGCAGGGCGCCCGCCCCCCCGAGGCCCGCAAGCAGGTAATGCGGCTCAGCTTCGACGACCCCGGCGTGCTCGCGCGACCGGGGGGCGACGGCGCCCCGCGCGTCTTCTTGCAGGACGTGCCTGTCGTGCTGTCGCAGACAGCCACCGCCACGGTCGGCGCCGGCGAGGTGTTCGGCGAGCTCTCGGCGCTGGCCCGCACGCCGCGCACCTCGACCATCTTTGCCGAGGGCGCCGGCGCGCTGTTGGAGATCCGCTGGCAGGGACTGCGTGAGTTGATGCGCTACGCCCCGCAGCTCCGCGAGCACATCGACCGCTTGTACCGGTCGCGCGCCCTGGGGGTGCACCTACACGACACGCCGCTGTTGGAGGACCTGCCCCCCGAGACGCTCGACGGCCTGACGGAGGCCGTGGTGTTCGAGAGCTACGGCCAATTCGAATGGCACGCCGAGTCGCCGGCCGACCTGAGCGACGACCTGTTCACCCGCGCCCTGCGTGAGCCGATGGCCCGCGAAGAGGGGGACCAGCCCGACGGGCTGTTGCTGGTCCGCTCGGGGTTCGCCCGGGTGAGTCGGCGAGTGGGCGAAGGGCGACGGACGGTGGGCTACTTGGGCAAGGGAGAAGTGTTCGGGCTCGCGGAGCTAGCCGCGGCCGCCATCGGTCGCCCGACTCCGTTTGCCCACTCGCTGGGCGCGATCGGCCACCTCGACCTGCTGCGGATCCCGCGCGAGGCCGCGCTCCGCTCGGTCCTGGCGGCGCTGCCGCGCGCGCGGCTCGAAGCGCTTGCGGCCGGCGTGCTCGAACCCGAGGGCGAAGACCGCCAAGAGGGCCCCAAGCTCTCTACCGGGCGGCTCGACTTCTTGGTCGACTACCGGCTCAACAACGGCGTGCAGGCGATGGTGATCGACCTCGACCGCTGCACCCGCTGCGACGACTGCGTGCGGGCCTGCGCTGCGGCGCACGACGGCAACCCGCGTTTTGTGCGTCAGGGCCCCACGCACGACGGCTTACAGTTCGCCAGCGCCTGTATGCACTGCGCCGATCCGGTCTGCATGATCGGCTGCCCTACGGGCGCCATCCACCGCGACGCGGCGACGGGCGTCGTCCGCATCAACGAGCCGACCTGTGTCGGCTGCGGGACGTGCGCCGGCAGTTGTCCCTACCAAAACATCCGCATGGTGCAGATCCGGACCTTGGCGGGTCAGCCCGTGGTGGACGGCCAGAACGAGCTGCCGATCCTCAAGGCCACCAAGTGCGACTTGTGCATCGACCTGGTGGGGGGGCCGGCGTGCCAGCAGAGCTGCGCGCACGACGCCCTGGTGCGGATCAACCTCACGTCGCCCGACCAACTAGCGAGGTGGGCTTCGTGAACCGCCACACGAGACGCAGAATCGGCAGTAGTGCGCTGCTGGCGATCTTGATCGCTTCCGCGGCTTGCGGGCTGCGCTGGGCCGACCATGCGCTGTGGCGTTCGACCGTCTGGGGGGGCTACTTGCTGTACGCCTCGGTGCTGTTCCTGGCCGCGTACAACCTGCGGAAGAAGCTCCCGGGCGCGTGGCTGGGGTCGAGCGCCGCGTGGCTGCAGGCCCACGTGTACGTGGGGGTCGCGACGCTGGGTCTCTACCTGCTGCACGCCGGACCACGCGTGCCGGACGGGTGGCTCGAGGGCGCCCTGGCGGGGGTGTACGGGGCGACCTTCGTGAGCGGCGTTTGGGGCCTCTACCTGTCGCGGTCGATCCCGCCCCAGCTACGCCGCACGGGAGAGCAATACATCTACGAACGCATCCCCGGGCTCCGGCAACGCGGGCACAGCGAGGGCAACACGGCGGTGCTGGCCGCGGTGAGCGCCGCGGGCGCGACGACGCTGGCCGACTTCTACGCGACGCGTCTGTACGACTACCTCGCGCAGCCCCGCGGGCTGATCTACTGGCTGAGGCCGACCGGCGCCAAGCGGCGGCGGCTGATGCGCGAGCTGGGCGAGCTGGCGCGGCTGCTCAGCGAGGCCGAGTCCCACGCCGCCGAGAAGCTGTTCGCGCTGCTGCGCCGCAAGGACGACCTCGACTTTCACGAGGCCCGCCAGGGGCTGCTGAAGGGTTGGCTGTTCGTTCATATCGCGCTCTCGTGGAGCCTGCTCACGCTCGGCGCCCTGCACGGCGTGCTGGCGACCGCGTTTCGGGGAGACCTGCCATGAGACGCGGACCCCAACAGTTTGCCGGGGGCGAGTACGACCGGCCCGGCGCGGCGTGGGTGTGCGGCCTGTCGATCGACGGCGCCCCCTGCCCGATCGGGCCGAGCACGCGCGGACGCTGCCCCGGCGCGTGCGAGTGCGCCCCGCGCCGCGAAGGCGATCGTTGGGTCTGCTCGCGCAGCGAGGCGCGGGGCGGCCCCTGCCCGTCGGGGCCAACCCCCACGGGCCCCTGCCCACACACGCACGTCTGCAAGCCGGCGCGGAGCCTGCGGTCGCGGCGGGGGCGGATGATGACCACCGTCATGCTGTTCGCGGTGGGGGGCCTGGCCATGCTGCTGGGTTCTGCTTGGTCACGCGAGGCGATCGTCCCCGGGCCGCTGAGCCGACAGCACGCACAAATCATCGGCGCCGCGGACACGCAAGGGCGGTGTGCGTTGTGCCACGGCGCCGCGGACCAGAGCCTCGCCGGCTGGATCGGCGACGCCGCCGGGGGCGCCCGACCCGGCCCCTCGCAGCCCGAGTTGTGCGTCAAGTGCCACCAGACGCTCATCGATCCCGCGCTCGCCCTGGCGGCGCACTCGCTCCCCGCCGACGCGTTTCCGGCGGGGTCCGACGCCCGCTCGGTCGCCTGTTCCGCTTGTCATCAGGAGCACCACGGCGCGGATCACAACCTCAGCGCCGTCAGCAACGGTCGCTGCCAGGCGTGCCACACGCAGCGGTTTACTTCGCTAGCAGACCACCCCAGCTTCGCGGCCTGGCCGTACGAGAAGCGGACCCCGATCCACTTCAACCACGCCAGCCACCAGGCGAAGCACTTCCCGCAAGAGAAGCAGCAGTTCGAGTGCGTCGCCTGCCACACGCCGGGCCCCACGGGCGACGTGCAGTTGACGGTCGGCTACGAGCAGGGCTGTGCGAGCTGCCACGACCAAGGCGTCCGGTCCAGCACCGAGGAAGGGATCGCGTGGATCGCGCTGCCGACGCTCGACGCCGAGGCGCTGGCGGGCGCCGGCCTCCCCCTGGCCAACTGGCCCGAGGGCGCCGTCGGCGACTTCGACGGCGAACTGCCCGCGTCGATGAAGCTGCTGCTGGCGGCCGACCCAGAGGCGCGTGCCGCGATCCAGCGGCTCGGCCCCGACTTCTCCTTTTTTGACATCGACCCCGACGAACCGGCGCAGGTCGCAGACGCGGCGATCCTCGCCGGGGCGATCCAGCGGCTTGTTGACGAGCTGACCACCGGAGGGCAGCCGGCGCTCGCCGCCCGGTTCTCCGCGATGCTCCCTCCGGGCTACGACGTGACGCCGCTGGTAGGGGGGGCGCCGACGCCCTGGTTCGCCGACCGCTTCGGGCGCTGGGTGCGTGGAGACCCGCCGGACGAACCGGCGGGCGAGGTCACGACCGGCTGGGTGGTTGACGACGCGTCTCTCTCCCTACGCTACTTGCCCAGCGGTCACGCCGACCCCTGGATGACGGCGTGGCTCGACGCGCTCGCCGCGCTCCCGGACGCCGATGCGCCGCTGCGCGACGCGGCGCTGCGCGAATGGGCGGGGCCGAACAGCGCGGGGAGGTGCGCCACGTGCCACAGCCTGCAGCGGCAGGGCGATCACCTCGCGTTCGGGTGGCGCCCCCACGATCGCACAACCGAGGCGCGTGGGTTTACGCGGTTCTCCCATCGCCCCCACCTGGTGCAGCCAGAGCTGCGCGACTGCCGCCACTGCCACCAGATCGACACGGGCGCCGAGGTCTCGGCCAGCTACGCGTCGCTCGACCCCGCGGTGTTCGTCAGCGAGTTCCGCCCGATCGATAAGTCGGCCTGCGCCGGCTGCCACCGCCCCCACGCGGCCGGCGACGGCTGCACGCAGTGCCACAACTACCACGTCGACCCCAAGGGGCTCGATCGCCGCCACGAAGCGCTAACGCGCCCCCTCCGCTAGCGCAAGGACCGATGCAAGCGACCAATAGCCGACGGGCCACGCCCCGTCGGAGGGGCTCGATTGCTGCGTCTATCAAAACACCCCGACGGGGCGGAGCCCGTCGGCTATTGGTCGCTTGCGAGCGCCTGCTTGAGTTTGTGCTTCTGCCTGCGTGCGGGGCGCTACGCGCCTTCATCACCCGCGCCAAACTCTCCCGCCATGTAGCGTTTGGCGAGCTTGACGTAGTGGCCGCTGAGCCAACGCAGGTACGCCTGCTCTTTCTCGTTGACCGGGCGGACAATCCTTCCCGGGACCCCCACCACCAGCATCCCGTCGGGCACGTCGAGCCCGGGAGGAACCACGGCGCCCGCGCCGATCAGGCACCCCTGGCCGATCCGCGTCTGCCCGAGCACCACGGCGCCCATGCCGATTAGCGAGCCGCGGCCCACATGCGTGCCGTGCACCACGGCGCGGTGGCCGATGGTGACGTCGTCCTCGATGACGTTCGGGACGCCGGAGTCGCAGTGCACCACCGCGCCGTCTTGCACGTTCACGCGGGCGCCGATCGAGACGGGGGCGACGTCGCCGCGCACGACCGCCGCGAACCAGACGCTAGCATCGGCGCCCAGCGAGACGTCGCCCGTCACCACGGCGCCGCGGGCGACGTAGGCGCACTGAGGGGTTTCGCGAAACCAGGACATCGCAGGGCCGGGGCTTGGGGCAGAGGGGGGGCAAAAGGGGGATAACCGGCTGTCAGCAAACAGCTTAACGCGGCGCCAGCGGCGGCCCAACCGTCGCTTGCTCCCCCCGGGCAGGGCTTCTATACTCCCGCCGCAAATGTCCGGCGTCGCTGCGCGCACGCGGCGCTCCGGCGCGTCGGACCAGCAACGTGGCAAGGAAGCCCGTCATCATCCTCACCGAGCAAAGCCGCTCCAGCAAAGCTGGCCGCAGGCAATCCGGGGCGATCGCGCTCTGTAGGATTGCTGCGCTGGCGCTCGTGCTGTTGAGTCTCGCCGGCGAGACGGTCGCAGAGGTCCACTTCCCCAAGCCCGACAAGCACGCCGGCATCCGCGTGGCCGCCCGCTCGGCCAGCAAGTCGATCGAGGGCGAGTACGAGGTCTGGCGTCTGGAGGGGGACGTCACCATCGGGCAAGACGCCTCGTTGGTGGCGGGTCGCGAGGCAGTGGTCTGGATCGACCGGGCCGAGAAGTTCGACGTGCCCACGCGGGTGATCGCGTATGTCGAGGGGGCGTCCGAAGCGCCGGTGCGCATCGAACTGCTCGGCGAAGACGGCAAGACCCCGCTCGCACGGCAGCAGGCGCCCCACTGGTTCGGCAGGCTGGAATCGATCGGCGGCCTCACGTGGGACACGCCCCCCCCGGGCGACGGACGGGTGCAGGGCTCCAGCGTTCATGCGCGTGGCCGGGCCTTGATGCAAGCAGATTCACAGCTAACGGCCAGCGCCGCTCAGCCGCGCCTCGACACGCAGGTCGCCCCGGCCCAGTTCGCGCCGCTGGCGCCCCCGCCGTCGCCGGCCGTCGCCAACGCGGGGGGCTTCCGTCGGGTGCAGTTGTTCGGCCGCGGCGTGAGCACCCAGCTCGAGTCGCGCCAGCTCGCGGCGGGTGAGACCGCCGTGGTGCTCAGCGGCGGCGTCAACATCGTGGTGGAAGGGATCCAGGCGGCCGGCCTCCCCGGGGCGCTCGGCCCGATCGAC from Pirellulimonas nuda includes:
- a CDS encoding cytochrome c3 family protein, producing the protein MRRGPQQFAGGEYDRPGAAWVCGLSIDGAPCPIGPSTRGRCPGACECAPRREGDRWVCSRSEARGGPCPSGPTPTGPCPHTHVCKPARSLRSRRGRMMTTVMLFAVGGLAMLLGSAWSREAIVPGPLSRQHAQIIGAADTQGRCALCHGAADQSLAGWIGDAAGGARPGPSQPELCVKCHQTLIDPALALAAHSLPADAFPAGSDARSVACSACHQEHHGADHNLSAVSNGRCQACHTQRFTSLADHPSFAAWPYEKRTPIHFNHASHQAKHFPQEKQQFECVACHTPGPTGDVQLTVGYEQGCASCHDQGVRSSTEEGIAWIALPTLDAEALAGAGLPLANWPEGAVGDFDGELPASMKLLLAADPEARAAIQRLGPDFSFFDIDPDEPAQVADAAILAGAIQRLVDELTTGGQPALAARFSAMLPPGYDVTPLVGGAPTPWFADRFGRWVRGDPPDEPAGEVTTGWVVDDASLSLRYLPSGHADPWMTAWLDALAALPDADAPLRDAALREWAGPNSAGRCATCHSLQRQGDHLAFGWRPHDRTTEARGFTRFSHRPHLVQPELRDCRHCHQIDTGAEVSASYASLDPAVFVSEFRPIDKSACAGCHRPHAAGDGCTQCHNYHVDPKGLDRRHEALTRPLR
- a CDS encoding cyclic nucleotide-binding domain-containing protein, producing the protein MSNDPVIVARPQRWDEPFGAQMTDALACALLETAPFSAMEPAAFPAKTPLLGILRNDTRIIRYQAGDLVVREGEYGGSAFLVLDGRFRVALERLPASMLGHKEKPSAGGRLWRSIAQLWQGARPPEARKQVMRLSFDDPGVLARPGGDGAPRVFLQDVPVVLSQTATATVGAGEVFGELSALARTPRTSTIFAEGAGALLEIRWQGLRELMRYAPQLREHIDRLYRSRALGVHLHDTPLLEDLPPETLDGLTEAVVFESYGQFEWHAESPADLSDDLFTRALREPMAREEGDQPDGLLLVRSGFARVSRRVGEGRRTVGYLGKGEVFGLAELAAAAIGRPTPFAHSLGAIGHLDLLRIPREAALRSVLAALPRARLEALAAGVLEPEGEDRQEGPKLSTGRLDFLVDYRLNNGVQAMVIDLDRCTRCDDCVRACAAAHDGNPRFVRQGPTHDGLQFASACMHCADPVCMIGCPTGAIHRDAATGVVRINEPTCVGCGTCAGSCPYQNIRMVQIRTLAGQPVVDGQNELPILKATKCDLCIDLVGGPACQQSCAHDALVRINLTSPDQLARWAS
- a CDS encoding gamma carbonic anhydrase family protein; the encoded protein is MSWFRETPQCAYVARGAVVTGDVSLGADASVWFAAVVRGDVAPVSIGARVNVQDGAVVHCDSGVPNVIEDDVTIGHRAVVHGTHVGRGSLIGMGAVVLGQTRIGQGCLIGAGAVVPPGLDVPDGMLVVGVPGRIVRPVNEKEQAYLRWLSGHYVKLAKRYMAGEFGAGDEGA